CGCGATGGATCATCAGCCGCGCCGCCTCGACCTTCATCGCCATTTCGGCGAGGCGCAGCTGCACGGCCTGGAAGTCGGCGATCGGCTTGCCGAACTGGCGCCGCTCCTGGACGTAGCTTGTCACCACCTCCAGCGCCCCGGCGGCGACGCCGAGCGCCATGGTGGCGTTGCCCAGCCGCTCGATGTTGAAGAGGCCCATCAGCTTGGAGAAGCCGCCCGCTTCGACGAGGAGGTGCTCGCGCGGCACGCGCACGCCGTCGAACGCCATGTCCGCGGACGGGACGCCGCGAAAGCCCATCAGCTTCTCCTGCGCCCCGAACGACAGGCCGGGCGTGTCCTTGTCGACGAAGACGGCGCCGATGCCCTTGGCGCCCTTCGTGCCGTCGAACCGGCAGAAGACGACGTAACCCTCGCTGTGCCCCGCGCCGGAGCACCACCGCTTGGCGCCGTCGATGACGATGTCGTCTCCCTCGAAGCGGGCCTTCGTGGTGAGGTCGGTCAGTGCGGTGCCGGCGTCAGGCTCGGACATCGAGATCGCGACGAGCATTTCTCCGGCCGCCGCCTTGGGGACGACGCGGGCGGCAAGCTCGGGATGGCCGAGCGCCTCGACGATGCGCACCGGGCCGGCACAGCACTCGAACACCGGGAAGCCGACGCCCACGGAGACCTTGGCGAACTCTTCCATGACGAGGAA
This portion of the Acuticoccus sp. I52.16.1 genome encodes:
- a CDS encoding acyl-CoA dehydrogenase family protein: MNFILSDERRALQDTARRFAQTELAPLAIEIDETAEPVSHAWLAKYAALGFLGVNTREAFGGLGLPHLDAFLVMEEFAKVSVGVGFPVFECCAGPVRIVEALGHPELAARVVPKAAAGEMLVAISMSEPDAGTALTDLTTKARFEGDDIVIDGAKRWCSGAGHSEGYVVFCRFDGTKGAKGIGAVFVDKDTPGLSFGAQEKLMGFRGVPSADMAFDGVRVPREHLLVEAGGFSKLMGLFNIERLGNATMALGVAAGALEVVTSYVQERRQFGKPIADFQAVQLRLAEMAMKVEAARLMIHRAAANAGTGLPERQEAAMAKCFANEITREVTAAAMQLMGGYGYAREYGMERRVRDSFGWGIAGGAIDIQKVNIAAGLVGRQFNQRAA